AGGTCACCGAGGGGGAGCTCGACGCCGTCGTGCTGGCCTACGCCGGTCTGTCCCGCGTCGGCCAGGGCGGGCGCGCCACCCAGATCTTCGACCCGTCCGTGATCCTCCCGGCACCCGCCCAGGGGGCACTGGCCATCGAGTGCCGGGCAGGCGACGTGAAGGCCCGCGAGGCCATCGACAGGCTCCTCGACGCGGCGGCCTTCCGCTGCGCCACCACCGAGCGCATCGTGCTCAACCGACTCGAGGCCGGCTGCACCGCACCCGTCGCCTCCCATTCGACCATCGACGCAGACGGGACCATGCACCTGACCGCCGGCGTCTACGCCCTCGACGGTTCTTCGCAGCTGGTCTACACCGGCTCGGGCACCGATCCGGTGGCACTCGGCGAGGCGGCGGCGGCCGACCTCCTGGGACGTGGCGCGGCGGACCTCATCGCCAAGTAGCTCTCCGGCGTATAGACTCGCCAGCACAATGGCTGTTCTCAAGATCACCGACCGGCAGGTCACCGTCTCTCTCGACTGGTGGGAGAAGCTCGCGGCGCGTCGCTCGAACTTCACCATCCCGACCCGCGCGATCACGGGGGTCTCCGTCGTCGAGGACGCCTGCAGCACGGCCATGGCCGTGCCCTCAGGCAGGCGCGCCCCCGGCACCCGTATCCGCGGCGTCACCAACACCGGAACATTCATGGCGGCCGACGGCACCGGGGCCAGTACCTTCGCCGTGTGCCACGGCAAGGGCCGGGGCATCATCCTGGAGCTGAAGTCAGCCACCGTGACTCGAATCATCATCTCCACCCCCAATGCCGAAGACTACGCACGTGAGCTGTCCCTGCTCGTGGGCTGATTACCCGCGGGCGCTCCCGGTCCGGAAACGGCTCTGAGGGCCGTCGTCACGGGGCTACCGGCCGCCAGTCTCGGAAACGGGCTTTTCGTATTCCGGGCTTCCTAAATTAAGGTGTGAATACCACACTATGTACGCCCCTGAGCGATATGGCCCCCTTTAGTCCCGCAGCAGGGCGTGCATCTGTGTCCGAACCTGTTGCGAGTAGTCCCACACTAGAAATGATCCGTATGAGCATGGTCCCTCAGACCTCCCAGCCGGGAAAGGTCGTCTTCGTCGGCGCAGGCCCCGGAAACCCCGATCTGCTGACCGTTCGTGCCCGCGAGGTGCTCGCTGCAACAACCATTGCCGTGACCGACCCTGGCGTGCTCAGTGGTGTTCGCGAGGTGGTGGCCTCCGCGCTGCCTGTCCCGCAGGAGCGTATCGACGCCGCCGAAGCCGAGTACGAGCGCATCTGTTCCGAAGCAAAGGAGGCCGGCGCGCGTCGTCGTCCGCCGCGCCCGCCGGAACCGACCGCTGCCGACATCCGTGACGTGGTGTCCCTCGAACCCCGGGAGGTCGTGGCGCAACTGCGTGACGCACTTGCCGAGGGCACCGGCGATGTCATCCGCCTGGTCACCGGCAACCCGCTGACCCGTGATTCGACGATGGCGGAGATTGCCGCCGTCGCCGCCGCCGGGCTCGAGTTCCAGATCGTGCCGGGCATGTCCCTGCCGTCGACGGTCCCGTCCTTCGCCGGCATCGGCCTGGGCTCCACCTACACGGAGACCGACGTCACCAACAACAACGTCGACTGGGATCAGCTGGCCAGCGCACCGCAGCCGCTCGTGCTGCAGGCCACGGCAGAAGACCTGGCGACCATCGCCACCGAGCTGATCGCCCGGGGGATGGGGGCCGACATGCCCGTGTACGTCACGGTCAACGGCACCACCCGCCTGCAACGCACCCACGACGCCACCCTGGGCACCCTGGGGCGACTGGATGCGGAACTGCCTGGCCAGCTCGTGATCACCCTGGGCAAGGGCGTCGACGACCGCACCAAGTACTCCTGGTGGGAGAACCGCCCGCTCTACGGCTGGCGCGTGCTGGTGCCGCGGACGAAGGAGCAGGCGGCGTCGATGAGCGCCCGTCTGTCCGGCTACGGCGCGATTCCGCAGTCCGTGCCGACGATCTCCGTGGAGCCGCCCCGCAACCCTGCGCAGATGGAACGTGCCATCAAGGGCATTGTCGAGGGCCGCTACCAGTGGGTTGTGTTCACCTCCGTCAACGCCGTGTCCGCCGTGTGGGAGAAGATCGTCGAGTTCGGTCTCGACGCCCGCTCCTTCGCCGGCGTCCGCCTGGCCGCCGTGGGCACGAAGACCGCTCAGGCGGTCCGCGACCTGGGCATGACGCCTGAGCTGCTGCCGGACGTGACCCGGCAGAACGCTGCCGGCCTTGTCGAAGTGTTCCCCGACTATGTCGAGGATCTCGACCCGGTGGGTCGCGTCCTGCTGCCGCGTGCGGACATCGCCACCGACGTGCTCGTGGACGGCCTGGTCGAGCGTGGGTGGGAGGTCGACGACGTCGTCGCCTACCGCACGGTCCGCGCCGCCCCGCCCTCCGCCGAGATCCGCGAGATGATCAAGTCAGGTGGCTTCGACGCCGTCTGCTTCACCTCCTCCTCGACAGTGAAGAATCTGGTGGGCATCGCCGGCAAGCCGCATCAGCGCACCATCATCGCGTGCATCGGCCCCATGACCGCGGCCACCGCCAGGGAGATGGGCCTGCGTGTCGACGTCGTCCCGGAGATCGCCGAGGTCCCCGACCTTGTCGACGCCCTCGCCAGCCACGTTGCCGGCCTGCGCGCGGCCGGTCAGCTCCCGCCCCCGCGCAAGAAGCGTCGGGCCAGGCGTAGGCCGACCGAAGCCTGAGGCGGCCGGGGACCAGGGGAGTGATTCTGTCACTCCGCGGCCTGATGGACCGTCTGGTCTGTTTCCTGGCCCTTTACTTGGGTCAGAATGAAGTGGACGGCGGTCGAGCCGGGTAATTCGAGGACATTTCATTCTTTTCCTGAACTGTCCTGTCTAGTGAAAATAACTGCCTTCACCTGGCCTGGTCTGTTGAACTGCGTTGTTTCCGGTGCATGTCCAGGGAAAATCCTTCGATTAGTGGACTGACAGGTCTATTCTGACGGACGTGAACGCGTCTGCCATTACTCTCGCCGGTACCGGACTCAGCCATTTCCGGCAGCCGGAAGCCCCCGTCGCACGTGTCCTCCATCAGATCCGCACGGTGCCTGGTGTGACCCGGGGGATGCTGCGGGATGGGTTGGGCTACTCACAGCCGAGCGTGACCAGGCACGTTCGGGCGCTCATGGAGGCCGGCCTGGTCGAGGAGCATCCGGTCGACCCGGACGGCGAACGCACCGGCCGACCCCACGTCAGCCTCAGCGTCGATGCCAGCCACGTGGTGGTCTGGGGGGCGCACATGGGGCTGCGTTCCACCGTCGTAGCCGCCAGCGACGGGGCGGGTCGGCTGATCCGGGAGGAATCGATCGACATTCCTGTGGCGGAGCTGCCCCCGGAGGTTGCGCTCGACCGCCTGGCGCAGGCGCTCGACCGTGTCGGCGTGGATCTGCCCCGCCCCGTCTCCGTGGGGGCGGCGTTCTCGTCGCATCTGGATCGCCAGGGCGCGATCACATCCCCCGCCTACGGTTGGGACCGGGTGAATCCGGGCGTCCACCTGTCGGCGGCACTCGGCCATGCGGTGGCCGTCAGCTCCGGCGTGGCGGCGATGGCCGGCCGTGAACTCTCCGCGACGCCCCTCGATGCCGGACCTGCGGGTTCGACGCTGTATTTCTATGCCCGTGAGGTGGTCAACCACGCCTGGATCGTCAACGGGGCGGTGCATCGGGCACACTCCGGGCAGTCTCCGGAGTCTTTCGTGGAGGTGCCCGCAGGCAGCGCGCTCGCGCACGTTGCCCCGGGCGCTCATCCCCTGGGGAAGGCGACGGTCGTGCATGCCGCGCGGCGCGCAGGCCTGGATGCACCTGACTTTCCTTCGCTGGTCGCCCTCGCGGAGACGGACAGCCGGGCGCGTGCGCTCCTCGACGAACGCGCTGACCTGATTGCCCGGGCGATCCTCCTGTCACTGGATGTCATGGACCCGGAGACGCTCGTCCTGGCGGGTGACGGCTTCCGGATGGACCGGAAGGGACTGCGCACGGTGGTGACGAAGATCCGCGCACGCAGGGGCGGCCCGGATCAGTTGCGGATCAACCTTGCGGGACCGCATGTCATCCGGGACGCCGCGTTGCTGGCGGGACTGCACCAGTTCTGGCGGAATCCGCTGGACCCGGAGGTGGCGTGACGGGCAGGACCTCTATGATGGCTGGAAGTAGCCAACTCCTGACGTTTCCGGAAGGACCAGCATCCGCTGTGACTGATCAGTCGACCCCGTACGTGCCCGTTCCCACCCGTCGTCCCCGCCGCCTGCGGTCCAGCCCGGCGATGCGGGAGCTTGTGTCAGAGACCGCCCTTCGTCCGGCTGACCTGATCCTGCCGATGTTCATCGCCGACGGCATCGGGGAGCCGCGGGAGATCTCCTCCATGCCCGGCGTATTCCAGCACACCCTGGATTCTTTGAAGCGCGCCGCGCATGAGGCGCTCGAAGCCGGCGTGCGCTGCGTCGATCTCTTCGGCGTCCCCCGCGACGAGGACAAGGACGCCGAGGGCAGTCCGTCGTGTGAGCCGGAGGGTGTGCTCAACCACGCACTGGCGGCCATGCGGGAGGAGTTCGGTGATGACCTGCTCATCATGGCGGACACCTGCCTCGATGAGTTCACCGACCACGGGCACTGTGGCGTGGTGCGGCAGGACCGGTGGGGACGTGCGGTCGTCGATAATGACGCGACGCTCGGGCTCTACCAGAAGATGTCGGTGGCGCAGGCTGACGCCGGTGCCCACATCATCTCCCCCTCGGGGATGATGGACGGCCAGATCCTGGCCATCCGGGAAGCTCTCGACGCCGCGGGACACGAGGACGTGTCGATCATGGCGTACTCCGCGAAGTACGCCTCCGCGTTCTACGGCCCGTTCCGCGAGGCCGTCGGTTCCTCCCTGGAGGGGGACCGCCGCACCTACCAGCAGGATCCCGCCAACGTGCGCGAGTCGTTGCTGGAGGCGGAACTCGATGTCGAGGAGGGCGCGGACTTCATCATGGTCAAGCCCGCCATGCCCTACCTGGATGTCCTGCGGGCCGTCGCCGAGGCCTCCCCGGTGCCGGTCGCCGCCTACCAGGTCTCCGGTGAGTACGCCATGCTGCAGGCGGCCGCCCGCAACGGCTGGCTCGACCTGGAGGCGGTGATGATGGAGTCCCTGACCTCCATCAAGCGGGCCGGCGCCAACCAGATCCTCACCTACTTCGCCACCGACGCCGCACGGGTGCTGAACAACCGCTGATGACTGACACCACCCCGGACACCACCGACTCCCGGAAACCGGAGACCATCCGGCTACTGCTGCTGCTGTTCGCAGTGGCGGTCGGCGGGGAGATCCTCCACCAGATACTCAACGTCGTCATCGGACTCATGGACCCCTCCGCGTTCATCGCCGCGGCCAAGGACGCCCTCACGGAGGAACAGGCCGCTGAGCTCGGAGATGGGGCGGTCACCACCTCCGTCTACGCGTCCATGTTTCTCGCCGCGGCCCTCGGCATAGCGATCATGGGCCTGCTGGCGTTCATGCTGGTGCTGATCAACCGGCGCTCCAGGCATGCCGGACTGGCCCGCCGGATGCTGCTGGTCTTCGGCTTCTACTTCGGGTTCCGTACCCTGCTCCTGTTCGTGGCCGCCCCGGGCGGCAACGACGTTCCCATGGCAATGTATCTCCTGGACGGCAGCGTGCAGATCATCGTCGGTGTGGCCGCTGTCCTGGGCCTGATCTTCTCCTTCCGGCCGGAGGCGCTCAGGTGGACCCGTGAAATCGACGAATCCGGCAACCGGACCGACCCGCGACGAAAGTGAGCAGCCGTGCCCAGCATGTTCCCCGGGATGTACGCCTCGCCGGATGACCCCAACCGTGGTCCCCGGAAGCAGTCCCCCGGAAAAGACGGGGACACCTGGCCCAACTCGCTGCGCTGGGGCTACTACGTCAGCGTGGCGGCGGCGATCTTCATGGTCTTCACCGGTCTGGTCGTGCTCACCCAGGATGTCGCCGGTGACTCCGGGGCGTCCGCGGACATGATCCAGGCCTTCGGGCGCAATGTCCGCTTCATCGGCGCGTTCAACATCATCGCCGGCCTGGTGATCGCAGCCCTGGCTGCGCAGCTGAAGGTCGGCGGCAGGATCTCGCGGCGCGTGCTGGCCGCCGTCTTCGCCCTGGCGGTGTTCTTCAATACCGCAGCATTCGCCATCCAGGTGGGTGGGTTCGCCATGGTTCTCATCGTTGTTCTGCTGGGGGTGGCTGCCGTGATGCTCTTCCGGCCCGATGCCAACGAGTACATACGGCGGATGAGCAGCCGGGAGGACTAGTCTTCGGTCTATGGACCGAATCGATCAGGTGGCGTCGGCTCTCGACGATGCGCGGGCTGCGGCCCGGGCGGTGGGTTTCGATCTCGATTCCGGGGAACTCCAGATTGACGCGGACCGCCCGAAAGCCTCGTACGCCTTCGAACTGGTGGGACTGACCAGCGCTCCGGACGTCGCCGTCATCGAGGCGGCACTCGAGGCCGTCCCCGGTGTGCGTGCCCGCATCGTCTTCCCCAAGGCCACGGCCTGGATCACCGCCCCCGACACCGTGGATCCCGATGACCTCGCAGCGGTGATCGAGGGTTTCAACGTCAGGGCGACCCTCACCGACTCCTCCCTGCGGCGTCGTTACATGCATCCCGACCCGACGGAGCGCCCCCTCCGCCGGCGGCGGCGCCTGCCGTGGAAGTACCGACGTCACCTGGAGGAGGAGGAACGTAATCTGGAACGGGCCCGCCGGGCGGGTTTCCTGGGGAATCAGGAGGACAGACTCCGGCTGGTGGAGAGCGCCCAACCCAAGGATCTGCTGTTCACGGCCCGGGACCTGCTCACCCCGACCCGTCTCCTGGTGTGCGTGCTCCTGGCGGTGCCGGTGCTGCTCATGTCCTACTTCCAGGCGCTGCAGTTCGAGGGGTGGCAGTGGCTGACCCTGGGTCTGGCGCTGCCGGTGGTCACGTGGGGCGCCTGGCCCTTCCACCGCGCGATGGTCGGTGGGGCCCGCCGGGGTCTGACTGCGCTGGACGCGGCCAGTTCCGTGGCGATCATCGCGGCGACGATCTGGTCCGTCGTGATGCTGCTGTTCACTGCCGCCGGTGACCTGGGCTGGCAGTCCCAGCCGAAGTGGTTCGCGTTCCAGCACCAAAGAATCTCCGAGGGAGAGCTCTTCCTGGACGTGGCGTGCGGCATGACCGTGCTGCTGCTCGCCGGCAGACTCCTCACCATGCGCACGCGTGTCAGCCTCCTCGAGGAGATGGATGCGCGCCGCCCCGGCCCGCAGCATCCGGTGGAGGTGGTGCCGCGGCACAGGACGGGAGGGGGCGTCGAGAAGCTCCCCCTGCAGGAGGTCAACGTCGGCGATGACATCATCATCAACGCCGGTGAGCTGATCCCCGTGGACGGCGCAGTCGTCGGTGGATCATGCACCATCAGCCGGGGACTGATCAACACGGGCGGGCGCGACCTGGAACAGGTGAAGGTCAAATCCTACGTCTATGCGGGATCGCGGAACCTGAATGGGCGCATCAAGGTGCGCGTCGTGCACACCGGCCACCGCACCCGCCTGGCGGCGGTCCATCGCTGGGTCAATGACGCGAGCATCAAGCAGCACCGCTCCACGCTGCTGTCCACCCGCACCGCCGCGATGCTCATCCCCGCGGCCTTCGGTCTGGCAGCGCTCGACTTCGCGCTGTGGGCTCTCATCGCGGGGAACTTCAACGCGGCCTTCGCCACGGCGCTGGCGGTGCTGGCGAGTGTCGCCCCCGTGGCACTGGCGCTGTCTCCCGCGCTGGCGATCCGGCACGGCATTGAGGCGGCGGTGCGCAACGGCATCCTCATCCGCGACGGCGCGACGATCCGTCGTACGGAGATGATCGACACGGTGGTCTTCAACCGGGTGGGCACGCTCGCCGGCACCGACATGGTGGTGGAAACCGTCACCGCCGCACGTGGCGAGAACCCCGAACTCGTCCTGCGCATCGCCGGTGCGTTGGCACTGGAATCGGACCATCCGGTGTCCCAGGCACTGGTCCGCGCCGCCCGCGAGGCGCGTGACACCGGCGCGGGCGGCGCGGACATCCCGCACTGGATCGACGTCGCCCACGCAGAGATCGACGGGGAGGGTAACTTCAGTGGGCTGGTGGAGCTCCCCGGTGTCGCCTCCGACGGCACCGTGACCAGTACCCAGGTTGAGGCCCTGCTGTGGCGCCCCCGCACCATGTCCGACCTGGGAGGCAGGCTCGCCGCGGCGGTCGTCTCCGGCGGCACCCCTCTGATCGTGCGGTGGAAAGGCAAGGACAGGGGAGTGATCTCCCTGCACGACTCCGTCAAGGATGATGCCCAGGAGGCCGTCGAACAACTGGAGAACATGGGCATCGAGACGGTGATGCTGACCCGGGACACCTACCCCGTGGCACGCAGGTACGCCGACCGCATCGGCATCTCGCAGGTGCTGGCAGGAATCTCACCGTCGAAGAAGCCACACACCGTACGTGCCGTCCACACCCAGGGCGCGACAGTGGGAATGGTGGGCGACTCCTCGGTGCTGCCCACACTGCGGGTCGCGGACATCGGCATCCTCATGGGGGACGACGACGAGACCGATCACATCACCCTCTCGGGCCACGACGGCGTCGACATCATCGTCCTGCGGCGTGACGTCTCCGCCATCCCGCAGCTGATCGCCCAGTCGCGCCGGGTGTGCCGCATCATCGACCGGAACATCATCTTCGCGTGGGGTTACAACGCCGTGGCCCTGCTCGCCTCGGTGGCGGGTGTCCTGCACCCCATGGCGGCGACGGTCCTCATGCTGGGTTCCTCGTTGCTGATCGAGGCCCGCTCCAACTCCGCACGAACCTTCCGTCGTTGAGCCGGGCGAGCCGAGGCCCGGAAAAGGCCTGGAATAAACGCTTGTAGAATACCCTGTAGGGGTATAGCCTGGCTGGTATAAGGCAAATTCGAAGAGACAGAGAACGACGACCCATGGCACATCGCACCCTCAACCAGCTCCCCCTCACCGACTCCCGCCCATCCAGTGGCTGCGGCTGCGGCTGTGGCAGCTCCCCCGCGGCGGATGTCCCTGACCGTGCCGCCACCGCCGGATCCGAGATCTACCAGGTGGCCGGGATGACCTGCGGCGGGTGCGTGCGCCGCGTAACCGAGGCCGTCCAGAAGCTCAGCGGCGTCAAAGACGTCCATGTCGACCTCGTCCGCGGCGGGGTCTCCACCCTCACCGTCACCGGTGGCGCATCCCCGGAGGACGTCCGCCAGGCTCTCTCGATGGCCGGATACCCCGTCACCGCCTGATCTGAAGTCCCGTCGAACAGGAAGAAGGCATCCATGAGCTCGACCCCGCACGACCACGGTCACGCCGAACAGCACGGGCACAATGAGCACCGGGCCGAGGAAAGCGGCCATTCCGGCCATGCCGACCATGCCGGCCATTCCGGCGACGTGGACGATCACCAGGTTCACGGGCACGGCGAGCACGCGGGCCACAGCGTGGCGATGTTCCGCAGCAAGTTCTGGTGGTCGTTGGTTCTGAGCGTCCCGGTGGTCTTCTTCAGCCCGATGGTCGCCCACCTGCTCGGCTACCACCTGCCCGAATTCCCGGGATCCACCTGGATCTCCCCGATCCTGGGCACGGTCATCTTCCTCTACGGCGGTTCGCCCTTCCTCAGGGGTGGCGTCCGTGAAATCAAGGAACGCCGGCCCGGCATGATGCTGCTGATCGCCATGGCCATCACCGTGGCGTTCGTCGCCTCCTGGGTGACCACGCTGGGCATCGGCAACTTCGACCTTGACTTCTGGTGGGAGCTGGCGCTGCTGGTGACCATCATGTTGCTGGGCCACTGGATGGAGATGCGCGCCCTGGGCGCGGCATCGTCCGCCCTCGACGCGCTCGCGGAGCTGCTTCCCGACGACGCCGAGCGGGTGGTTGACGGCGGCCTGGAAACGGTCTCCGTCTCCGAGCTGGCGGCAGGGGACGTGGTCCTGGTGCGCTCCGGTGCCAGAGTGCCCGCCGACGGCACCGTCGTCTCCGGCGCGGCCGAGTTTGATGAGGCCATGATCACCGGCGAATCCCGCCCCGTGCTCCGCGGTGAGGGTGACCATGTCGTCGCAGGCACCGTGGCCACCGACAACCCGGTCCGCGTCCGGGTCGAGGCGGTCGGCGAGGATACCGCGCTGGCCGGCATTCAACGCATGGTCGCCGACGCACAGGCTTCATCCTCCCGGGCCCAGGCCCTGGCGGACCGGGCCGCGGCGCTGCTGTTCTGGTTCGCGCTCATCACCGCGATCATCACCGCGGTGGTGTGGGCCGGCGTCGGCAGCCCGAATGACGTGGTCACCCGCACGGTCACTGTCCTGGTCATCGCCTGCCCACACGCGCTCGGCCTGGCTATCCCGCTGGTCATCGCCATATCCACTGAGCGTGCGGCGAAGTCCGGTGTGCTGATCAAAGACCGGATGGCGCTGGAGCGGATGCGGACCATCGACGTCGTTCTCTTCGACAAGACAGGAACCCTGACCGAGGGTGCGCATGCCGTCACCGGCATTGCCGCAGCCCCGGCGACGGGCATCTCCGAGGGTCGGCTGCTGGCACTTGCCGCGGCGGCCGAGTCCGCCAGTGAGCACCCCGTGGCACGCGCGATCGTCGCGGCGGCCGCCGGGAACACCGAGGCCACCGGTCTGGGGCTGAACGGTTCCGGATTCGCGTCGGCCGCAGGTCGGGGCATCAGCGCCGAGGTCGAAGGCTCGGAGATTCTCGTGGGCGGGCCGAACATGTTGCGGGCGCTGCAGCTCACGCCCCCGGAGGGACTGGCGGACAGCACCGGGGAATGGATGCGGCGCGGGGCGGGCGTACTCCATGTCGTGCAGGACGGCGCCGTCATCGGTGCCATCGCGGTGGAGGATCACGTCCGTCCCGAGTCGCGCGCCGCCGTCAGGGCTCTGCAGGAGCGCGGAATCCGGGTCGCGATGATCACCGGCGATGCCGACCAGGTCGCCCGGGCCGTCGGTGCTGACCTGGGCATCGACGAGGTCTTCTCCGAGGTTCTGCCGCAGGACAAGGACTCGAAGGTCGCCGAACTGCAGGAGCGCGGGTTGACCGTGGCCATGGTCGGCGACGGCGTCAACGACGCCCCGGCACTGGCCCGCGCCGAGGTGGGCATCGCCATCGGTGCGGGTACGGACGTCGCCATGGAATCGGCCGGTGTGGTCCTGGCCAGCGATGATCCACGTTCCGTCCTGTCCATGATCGAGCTGTCGCGGGCCAGCTACCGCAAAATGGTCCAGAACCTCGTATGGGCGTCCGGTTACAACATCGTCGCCGTGCCATTGGCTGCGGGTGTCCTCGCACCGATCGGCGTCGTACTGTCCCCGGCCGTCGGCGCGATCCTGATGTCCCTGTCGACCATCATCGTGGCGCTCAATGCCCAGCTGCTGCGTCGCCTCGACCTTGATCCGGGGCGGCTGGCTCCGGGAGTGGCGGAGAGGGACAGGGAGAAGGTCACCGCCTGACCCCCACCCTCTGAACCACGATCCCACCCCTCAACATCACCCCTCAACCCGAAAGGTTTCACCATGAAGCGCACCCTCGCCTTCTCCGCCCTCACCCTCACTGCTGCCCTCGCCCTGTCCGCGTGCACCTCCGGAACAGACGACGCGGCAGAAACCACCCCGGGCACGACCACTGTCGCCACCTCCACCACGGCAACCTCCGCGGCCGACGGTGAAGTGGCGGCCGACCACAACGACGCCGACATCATGTTCGCGCAGGCGATGATCCCGCACCACGTCCAGGCCGTGGACATGAGCGAGATCCTCCTCGCCAAGGAGGGCGTGCCTGCGGATGTGGCCGGGCTGGCACAGCGCGTCATCGCCGCCCAGGGGCCGGAGATCGACCGGATGAACGCGATGCTGGAGGCCTGGGGTGAGGCGCCGGTGACCGGGGGCTCTCTGCCCGACATGGACCACGGTGACATGGCCGGGATGATGACCGGGGAGGACCTCGCCGCGCTCGATGCCGCCGCCGGGCCGGAGGGTGCCCGGCTTTACCTCGAGCAGATGATCGCCCACCACGAAGGCGCGGTCGAGATGGCCCGCGCACAGGTCGCTGACGGCGTGAACCCGCAGGCGGTGGGGCTGGCGGAGCAGGTCATCGCGGATCAGGAGGCGGAGATCGCGGAAATGGAGCAGATGCTCGACAACGGTTAGTTCTTTTCCCGTCGGGCGGGTCGGCGGTTCGTTTTCCGCCCGCCGGTCGGCAACAATGGGGGGCATGACTCGCCGTAGCATTCCTGACTCCCCGCTCCTCGCCGCCGCCGCCGGCCGTACCCCTGAACGCACCCCGGTGTGGTTCATGCGCCAGGCAGGTCGTTC
This sequence is a window from Corynebacterium comes. Protein-coding genes within it:
- a CDS encoding heavy metal translocating P-type ATPase; translated protein: MDRIDQVASALDDARAAARAVGFDLDSGELQIDADRPKASYAFELVGLTSAPDVAVIEAALEAVPGVRARIVFPKATAWITAPDTVDPDDLAAVIEGFNVRATLTDSSLRRRYMHPDPTERPLRRRRRLPWKYRRHLEEEERNLERARRAGFLGNQEDRLRLVESAQPKDLLFTARDLLTPTRLLVCVLLAVPVLLMSYFQALQFEGWQWLTLGLALPVVTWGAWPFHRAMVGGARRGLTALDAASSVAIIAATIWSVVMLLFTAAGDLGWQSQPKWFAFQHQRISEGELFLDVACGMTVLLLAGRLLTMRTRVSLLEEMDARRPGPQHPVEVVPRHRTGGGVEKLPLQEVNVGDDIIINAGELIPVDGAVVGGSCTISRGLINTGGRDLEQVKVKSYVYAGSRNLNGRIKVRVVHTGHRTRLAAVHRWVNDASIKQHRSTLLSTRTAAMLIPAAFGLAALDFALWALIAGNFNAAFATALAVLASVAPVALALSPALAIRHGIEAAVRNGILIRDGATIRRTEMIDTVVFNRVGTLAGTDMVVETVTAARGENPELVLRIAGALALESDHPVSQALVRAAREARDTGAGGADIPHWIDVAHAEIDGEGNFSGLVELPGVASDGTVTSTQVEALLWRPRTMSDLGGRLAAAVVSGGTPLIVRWKGKDRGVISLHDSVKDDAQEAVEQLENMGIETVMLTRDTYPVARRYADRIGISQVLAGISPSKKPHTVRAVHTQGATVGMVGDSSVLPTLRVADIGILMGDDDETDHITLSGHDGVDIIVLRRDVSAIPQLIAQSRRVCRIIDRNIIFAWGYNAVALLASVAGVLHPMAATVLMLGSSLLIEARSNSARTFRR
- a CDS encoding heavy metal translocating P-type ATPase is translated as MSSTPHDHGHAEQHGHNEHRAEESGHSGHADHAGHSGDVDDHQVHGHGEHAGHSVAMFRSKFWWSLVLSVPVVFFSPMVAHLLGYHLPEFPGSTWISPILGTVIFLYGGSPFLRGGVREIKERRPGMMLLIAMAITVAFVASWVTTLGIGNFDLDFWWELALLVTIMLLGHWMEMRALGAASSALDALAELLPDDAERVVDGGLETVSVSELAAGDVVLVRSGARVPADGTVVSGAAEFDEAMITGESRPVLRGEGDHVVAGTVATDNPVRVRVEAVGEDTALAGIQRMVADAQASSSRAQALADRAAALLFWFALITAIITAVVWAGVGSPNDVVTRTVTVLVIACPHALGLAIPLVIAISTERAAKSGVLIKDRMALERMRTIDVVLFDKTGTLTEGAHAVTGIAAAPATGISEGRLLALAAAAESASEHPVARAIVAAAAGNTEATGLGLNGSGFASAAGRGISAEVEGSEILVGGPNMLRALQLTPPEGLADSTGEWMRRGAGVLHVVQDGAVIGAIAVEDHVRPESRAAVRALQERGIRVAMITGDADQVARAVGADLGIDEVFSEVLPQDKDSKVAELQERGLTVAMVGDGVNDAPALARAEVGIAIGAGTDVAMESAGVVLASDDPRSVLSMIELSRASYRKMVQNLVWASGYNIVAVPLAAGVLAPIGVVLSPAVGAILMSLSTIIVALNAQLLRRLDLDPGRLAPGVAERDREKVTA
- a CDS encoding heavy-metal-associated domain-containing protein; protein product: MAHRTLNQLPLTDSRPSSGCGCGCGSSPAADVPDRAATAGSEIYQVAGMTCGGCVRRVTEAVQKLSGVKDVHVDLVRGGVSTLTVTGGASPEDVRQALSMAGYPVTA
- a CDS encoding ROK family transcriptional regulator — its product is MNASAITLAGTGLSHFRQPEAPVARVLHQIRTVPGVTRGMLRDGLGYSQPSVTRHVRALMEAGLVEEHPVDPDGERTGRPHVSLSVDASHVVVWGAHMGLRSTVVAASDGAGRLIREESIDIPVAELPPEVALDRLAQALDRVGVDLPRPVSVGAAFSSHLDRQGAITSPAYGWDRVNPGVHLSAALGHAVAVSSGVAAMAGRELSATPLDAGPAGSTLYFYAREVVNHAWIVNGAVHRAHSGQSPESFVEVPAGSALAHVAPGAHPLGKATVVHAARRAGLDAPDFPSLVALAETDSRARALLDERADLIARAILLSLDVMDPETLVLAGDGFRMDRKGLRTVVTKIRARRGGPDQLRINLAGPHVIRDAALLAGLHQFWRNPLDPEVA
- the hemB gene encoding porphobilinogen synthase, which gives rise to MPVPTRRPRRLRSSPAMRELVSETALRPADLILPMFIADGIGEPREISSMPGVFQHTLDSLKRAAHEALEAGVRCVDLFGVPRDEDKDAEGSPSCEPEGVLNHALAAMREEFGDDLLIMADTCLDEFTDHGHCGVVRQDRWGRAVVDNDATLGLYQKMSVAQADAGAHIISPSGMMDGQILAIREALDAAGHEDVSIMAYSAKYASAFYGPFREAVGSSLEGDRRTYQQDPANVRESLLEAELDVEEGADFIMVKPAMPYLDVLRAVAEASPVPVAAYQVSGEYAMLQAAARNGWLDLEAVMMESLTSIKRAGANQILTYFATDAARVLNNR
- a CDS encoding bifunctional uroporphyrinogen-III C-methyltransferase/uroporphyrinogen-III synthase; amino-acid sequence: MSMVPQTSQPGKVVFVGAGPGNPDLLTVRAREVLAATTIAVTDPGVLSGVREVVASALPVPQERIDAAEAEYERICSEAKEAGARRRPPRPPEPTAADIRDVVSLEPREVVAQLRDALAEGTGDVIRLVTGNPLTRDSTMAEIAAVAAAGLEFQIVPGMSLPSTVPSFAGIGLGSTYTETDVTNNNVDWDQLASAPQPLVLQATAEDLATIATELIARGMGADMPVYVTVNGTTRLQRTHDATLGTLGRLDAELPGQLVITLGKGVDDRTKYSWWENRPLYGWRVLVPRTKEQAASMSARLSGYGAIPQSVPTISVEPPRNPAQMERAIKGIVEGRYQWVVFTSVNAVSAVWEKIVEFGLDARSFAGVRLAAVGTKTAQAVRDLGMTPELLPDVTRQNAAGLVEVFPDYVEDLDPVGRVLLPRADIATDVLVDGLVERGWEVDDVVAYRTVRAAPPSAEIREMIKSGGFDAVCFTSSSTVKNLVGIAGKPHQRTIIACIGPMTAATAREMGLRVDVVPEIAEVPDLVDALASHVAGLRAAGQLPPPRKKRRARRRPTEA